Proteins from a single region of Flavobacterium sp. YJ01:
- the gmd gene encoding GDP-mannose 4,6-dehydratase codes for MNPARKTAFITGVTGQDGAYLSEFLLEKGYIVHGLKRRTSLFNTDRIDHLYQDPHIENRDFILHYGDMSDSTNLTRLIQEIQPDEIYNLAAMSHVAVSFETPEYTGNVDALGTLRILDAVRLLGLEKKTRIYQASTSELYGKVQEVPQTETTPFYPRSPYAVAKMYAFWITVNYREAYGMYACNGILFNHESPIRGETFVTRKITRATSRIALGLQDKLYLGNLDAQRDWGHAKDYVRMMWMILQADEPEDFVIATGKTTPVREFVRMSFAEVGIELEFKGQGVEEKGFVVSCSNPDYQLPIGKEVLAVDPHYFRPTEVDLLIGDPTKARTKLGWECEYELSELVKEMMESDIKLMRKEQLLKDSGFAILNYFE; via the coding sequence ATGAATCCAGCAAGAAAAACAGCATTTATCACAGGAGTGACAGGACAAGATGGCGCTTATTTAAGTGAATTTTTGTTAGAAAAAGGTTATATCGTTCACGGATTAAAAAGACGTACATCTTTGTTTAATACCGATAGAATTGATCATTTATATCAAGATCCACATATCGAGAATAGAGATTTTATTCTTCACTACGGTGATATGAGTGATAGTACAAATTTAACTCGTTTGATTCAGGAAATTCAACCAGATGAAATCTACAATTTGGCAGCAATGAGCCATGTAGCAGTTTCTTTTGAAACGCCTGAATATACTGGAAATGTAGATGCATTAGGAACATTAAGAATTTTAGATGCAGTTCGTTTATTAGGTTTAGAAAAAAAGACCAGAATTTATCAGGCATCAACTTCAGAATTGTATGGTAAAGTACAAGAAGTTCCGCAAACAGAAACTACACCTTTTTATCCGAGATCTCCTTATGCAGTAGCAAAAATGTATGCTTTTTGGATTACTGTAAATTATAGAGAGGCATATGGAATGTACGCTTGTAATGGAATTTTATTCAATCACGAATCACCAATTCGTGGAGAAACTTTCGTAACACGTAAAATTACAAGAGCCACATCAAGAATAGCTTTGGGATTGCAAGACAAATTATACTTAGGAAACCTAGACGCACAACGTGATTGGGGACATGCTAAAGATTATGTTCGAATGATGTGGATGATTCTTCAGGCAGATGAACCAGAAGATTTTGTAATTGCTACCGGAAAAACTACTCCAGTTCGTGAATTTGTAAGAATGAGTTTTGCCGAAGTTGGTATTGAGTTAGAATTTAAAGGTCAAGGTGTTGAAGAAAAAGGTTTTGTTGTTTCTTGCAGTAATCCTGATTATCAATTGCCAATCGGAAAAGAAGTATTGGCTGTAGATCCGCATTATTTTAGACCTACAGAAGTTGATTTATTAATTGGAGATCCTACTAAAGCTAGAACAAAATTAGGCTGGGAATGCGAATATGAGTTGTCAGAATTAGTAAAAGAAATGATGGAATCAGACATAAAACTAATGAGAAAAGAACAGCTTTTAAAAGATTCTGGTTTCGCGATTTTAAATTATTTTGAATAA